One Rosa chinensis cultivar Old Blush chromosome 5, RchiOBHm-V2, whole genome shotgun sequence genomic region harbors:
- the LOC112166014 gene encoding stemmadenine O-acetyltransferase, which produces MALAVKIEVLHKERITPSSPTPHHLRIFSLSTFDQFSPALYFPLILFYPNNSDIHEVNNIDPQCLVVERTKLLKRSLSETLSRFYPFAGRIHDHASVCCNDKGAMFLEAQVNCPISRALDKPDPGFVKELVPNLQQSTEGDIGHDLLLVQANFFECGGIAIGFNVSHKIIDAFTLSTFLNSWSATSRGLQLPPHQYVAAASRFPSLDLFKPPPPFVKIARERCTTTRFLFESSKIESLKAEAASAAVQNPSRVEVVSALIWKCAMKASTANSDSARPPSTAWLQTVNMRKILGQPSAENLMGNLLGFFAVISMKGEGEADLQGLVAAMRKGYKELKMKYGANGVGVDDVSKLLKEYGEVLQRDDIECYCSTSWCRLPFYETNFGWGKPLMSSPAIEEIKNLTTLMDTSDGRGIEARLTLKEEDMAIFEKNEELLAYASLNPTVI; this is translated from the coding sequence ATGGCATTAGCGGTGAAGATTGAGGTTCTTCACAAAGAAAGAATTACACCATCCTCTCCAACTCCTCACCACCTTAGAATTTTCAGCCTCTCAACTTTTGATCAGTTTTCTCCTGCACTTTATTTCCCTCTAATCCTCTTCTATCCCAACAATAGTGATATTCATGAGGTCAATAATATTGATCCCCAATGTTTGGTTGTTGAAAGAACCAAGCTTCTGAAAAGATCACTATCCGAAACCTTAAGTCGCTTCTACCCCTTTGCAGGAAGAATCCATGATCATGCTTCAGTCTGTTGCAATGACAAGGGAGCAATGTTTCTTGAAGCTCAGGTCAACTGTCCCATATCAAGGGCTTTGGACAAACCCGATCCTGGTTTTGTTAAGGAGTTGGTTCCTAATTTACAACAATCTACTGAAGGAGACATCGGCCATGATCTTCTACTAGTCCAGGCCAACTTCTTTGAATGTGGTGGAATCGCAATCGGATTCAACGTTTCACATAAGATCATCGATGCCTTCACACTTAGTACATTCCTCAATAGTTGGTCTGCAACTTCCCGTGGTCTGCAACTTCCTCCACATCAATATGTTGCTGCAGCTTCTCGTTTCCCATCACTTGATTTGTTCAAGCCACCGCCACCGTTTGTGAAGATTGCTAGAGAGAGGTGTACAACAACGAGGTTCTTGTTTGAATCCTCTAAGATTGAATCTCTGAAGGCGGAAGCTGCCAGTGCTGCCGTGCAAAATCCTTCGAGAGTCGAAGTCGTGTCAGCACTGATTTGGAAATGTGCGATGAAAGCATCCACTGCAAACTCGGATTCTGCAAGACCACCATCAACAGCATGGTTGCAAACTGTGAACATGCGGAAAATATTGGGGCAACCATCTGCGGAGAACTTGATGGGGAACCTTTTGGGTTTCTTTGCAGTAATATCTATGAAAGGCGAAGGTGAGGCTGATCTTCAAGGCTTGGTTGCTGCAATGAGGAAGGGGTATAAAGAACTTAAGATGAAGTATGGTGCTAATGGAGTTGGTGTGGACGATGTAAGTAAACTCCTGAAAGAGTATGGTGAGGTGTTGCAAAGGGATGACATAGAGTGTTATTGCTCCACCAGTTGGTGCAGGTTGCCTTTTTATGAAACCAATTTTGGATGGGGAAAGCCATTGATGAGTAGTCCGGCAATTGAagaaatcaagaatttaactaCGCTGATGGATACGAGTGATGGACGTGGCATTGAAGCACGCTTGACTTTGAAAGAAGAAGACATGGCCATATTTGAAAAAAATGAGGAGCTGCTTGCATATGCTTCTCTAAATCCCACCGTCATATAG